The following are encoded in a window of Streptomyces sp. 11x1 genomic DNA:
- a CDS encoding proline--tRNA ligase encodes MANAPVQRMSQLMAKTLRDDPADAEVLSHKLLVRAGYVRRTAAGVWTWLPLGKKVLANVERIVREEMDAIGAQEVLLPALLPKEPYEATGRWDEYGPELFRLKDRKGGDYLLGPTHEEIFTLIVKDQASSYKDLPVILYQIQTKFRDEARPRAGILRGREFLMKDSYSFDTEDEGLAQSYALHRQAYQKVFERLGLDYRICAATAGAMGGSKSEEFLAPAGAGEDTFADCPACDFAANTEAITFELKPVDAGDVPALEEIPTPDTPTIETLAAHLGVEASATLKNLLVKVDGEIVAVGVPGDREVDMGKVEAHFAPAVVEMVTEADFAGRPDLVRGYVGPQGLGEKVTYIADPRVAPGTAWITGANKPGTHAKNVVAGRDFEVAEYVDVVVVQEGDPCPNCGTGLRLDRAIEIGHIFQLGRKYADALKLDVLGQNGKPVRVTMGSYGIGVSRAVAALAEQSADDKGLCWPAEVAPADVHVVAAGKALQTELALDVSEKLRAAGLRVLVDDRAGVSPGVKFTDSELIGVPKILVAGRRSAEGVLELKDRRTGEREELTVDEAIARLTV; translated from the coding sequence ATGGCGAACGCACCGGTCCAGCGCATGTCCCAGTTGATGGCGAAGACGCTGCGCGACGACCCCGCGGACGCCGAGGTGCTCAGCCACAAGCTCCTCGTCCGCGCCGGTTACGTCCGCCGCACCGCAGCCGGTGTGTGGACCTGGCTGCCGCTCGGCAAGAAGGTCCTCGCCAACGTGGAGCGGATCGTCCGCGAGGAGATGGACGCGATCGGCGCCCAGGAGGTGCTGCTCCCCGCCCTGCTGCCGAAGGAGCCGTACGAGGCGACCGGCCGCTGGGACGAGTACGGTCCGGAGCTGTTCCGCCTGAAGGACCGCAAGGGCGGTGACTACCTCCTCGGCCCCACCCACGAGGAGATCTTCACGCTGATCGTGAAGGACCAGGCGTCCTCCTACAAGGACCTGCCGGTGATCCTCTACCAGATCCAGACCAAGTTCCGTGACGAGGCCCGCCCCCGCGCCGGCATCCTGCGCGGCCGTGAGTTCCTGATGAAGGACTCGTACTCCTTCGACACCGAGGACGAGGGCCTGGCCCAGTCGTACGCCCTGCACCGCCAGGCGTACCAGAAGGTGTTCGAGCGCCTCGGCCTCGACTACCGCATCTGCGCCGCCACGGCCGGCGCGATGGGCGGCTCGAAGTCGGAGGAGTTCCTCGCCCCGGCGGGCGCCGGCGAGGACACCTTCGCGGACTGCCCGGCGTGCGACTTCGCGGCCAACACCGAGGCGATCACCTTCGAACTGAAGCCGGTGGACGCGGGCGACGTACCCGCCCTCGAAGAGATCCCGACCCCGGACACCCCGACCATCGAGACCCTCGCCGCGCACCTGGGCGTCGAGGCCTCCGCCACCCTGAAGAACCTCCTCGTCAAGGTCGACGGCGAGATCGTCGCCGTCGGCGTCCCCGGTGACCGCGAGGTCGACATGGGCAAGGTCGAGGCGCACTTCGCCCCGGCGGTCGTCGAGATGGTCACCGAGGCGGACTTCGCCGGCCGCCCCGACCTGGTCCGCGGCTATGTCGGCCCGCAGGGCCTCGGCGAGAAGGTCACGTACATCGCCGACCCGCGCGTCGCCCCGGGCACCGCCTGGATCACCGGCGCCAACAAGCCCGGCACGCACGCCAAGAACGTCGTCGCGGGCCGGGACTTCGAGGTCGCCGAGTACGTCGACGTCGTGGTGGTCCAGGAGGGCGACCCCTGCCCGAACTGCGGCACCGGCCTCAGGCTGGACCGCGCCATCGAGATCGGCCACATCTTCCAGCTTGGCCGCAAGTACGCCGACGCCCTCAAGCTCGACGTCCTCGGCCAGAACGGCAAGCCCGTCCGCGTCACCATGGGCTCCTACGGCATCGGCGTCTCCCGCGCGGTCGCCGCCCTCGCCGAACAGTCCGCCGACGACAAGGGCCTGTGCTGGCCGGCCGAGGTCGCTCCGGCCGACGTCCACGTCGTCGCCGCGGGCAAGGCCCTCCAGACCGAACTGGCCCTCGACGTCTCCGAGAAGCTGCGGGCCGCCGGCCTCCGCGTCCTGGTCGACGACCGCGCGGGTGTCTCGCCGGGCGTGAAGTTCACCGACTCCGAGCTGATCGGCGTACCGAAGATCCTGGTCGCCGGCCGCCGCTCCGCCGAAGGCGTCCTGGAGCTGAAGGACCGCCGCACCGGCGAGCGCGAGGAGCTGACGGTCGACGAGGCGATCGCCCGCCTGACGGTCTGA
- a CDS encoding site-2 protease family protein, producing MTTLMFILGIVVFVIGLAFSIAWHELGHFSTAKLFGVRVPQFMVGFGPTLWSKKKGETEYGVKAIPLGGYIRMIGMIPPGEDGRIESRSTSPWRVMIEDARAASFEELQPGDEKRLFYRRKPWKRVIVMFAGPFMNLVLAVVIFVGVMMTFGAQTQTTTVSKVSDCVIEASENRSKCRSDDAEAPAKAAGLKPGDKIVAFNGEPVDDWAALQSDIRSNPGKQVTVTVDRDGKQLDLTATLVKNQVSKTDGNGGYVEDKYVSAGWFGFTPASGIVPLSFGESVDRMGDMMENGVESLLALPSKVPALWDATFGDGEREADSPMGVVGAARVGGEIFTMDIPATQQLASFLILLAGFNLSLFLFNMLPLLPLDGGHIAGALWESLRRNAAKLLRRPDPGPFDVAKLMPVAYVVAGIFVCFTLLVLIADLVNPVRIS from the coding sequence ATGACGACCCTGATGTTCATCCTCGGCATAGTGGTCTTCGTGATCGGCCTGGCGTTCTCGATCGCGTGGCACGAGCTGGGCCACTTCTCGACCGCCAAGCTCTTCGGCGTGCGCGTGCCCCAGTTCATGGTGGGCTTCGGCCCCACCCTCTGGTCGAAGAAGAAGGGCGAGACCGAGTACGGCGTCAAGGCGATCCCGCTCGGCGGCTACATCCGCATGATCGGCATGATCCCGCCCGGCGAGGACGGCCGGATCGAGAGCCGCTCGACCTCCCCCTGGCGCGTGATGATCGAGGACGCCCGCGCGGCCTCCTTCGAGGAGCTCCAGCCCGGCGACGAGAAGCGGCTGTTCTATAGGCGCAAGCCCTGGAAGCGCGTCATCGTCATGTTCGCCGGCCCCTTCATGAACCTGGTCCTGGCCGTCGTGATCTTCGTCGGCGTGATGATGACCTTCGGCGCCCAGACCCAGACCACCACCGTCAGCAAGGTCTCGGACTGCGTCATCGAAGCCAGCGAGAACCGCTCCAAGTGCCGCTCCGACGACGCCGAAGCCCCCGCCAAGGCCGCGGGCCTGAAGCCGGGTGACAAGATCGTCGCGTTCAACGGCGAGCCCGTCGACGACTGGGCCGCCCTGCAGTCCGACATCCGCTCCAACCCCGGCAAGCAGGTCACCGTCACCGTCGACCGCGACGGCAAGCAGCTCGACCTCACCGCCACCCTGGTCAAGAACCAGGTCAGCAAGACCGACGGCAACGGCGGCTACGTCGAGGACAAGTACGTCTCCGCCGGCTGGTTCGGCTTCACGCCCGCCTCCGGCATCGTCCCGCTCTCCTTCGGCGAATCGGTCGACCGCATGGGCGACATGATGGAGAACGGCGTCGAGTCCCTGCTCGCCCTGCCGTCCAAGGTCCCCGCCCTGTGGGACGCCACCTTCGGCGACGGCGAGCGCGAGGCCGACTCGCCCATGGGCGTGGTCGGCGCGGCCCGCGTCGGCGGCGAGATCTTCACCATGGACATCCCCGCCACCCAGCAGCTCGCCAGCTTCCTCATCCTGCTGGCCGGCTTCAACCTCTCCCTCTTCCTGTTCAACATGCTCCCGCTGCTCCCGCTCGACGGCGGCCACATCGCGGGCGCCCTGTGGGAGTCACTGCGCCGGAACGCGGCGAAGCTGCTGCGCAGGCCCGACCCGGGCCCGTTCGACGTGGCGAAGCTGATGCCCGTCGCCTACGTCGTGGCCGGCATCTTCGTCTGCTTCACCCTCCTGGTCCTGATCGCGGACCTCGTGAACCCGGTGCGCATCTCCTAG
- a CDS encoding ferritin-like domain-containing protein, with amino-acid sequence MSSGELKAVQAALGAEHAAVYGYGVVGGKIGEARRREAREAYDAHRARRDELTRAVRDLGGKPAVAAAGYALPFQVADSESAVRLAAELEERVAGVYSDLVRAAEGDRRATAAEALREAAVRAVRWRGGSVAFPGLAERTAAAGPSATPHT; translated from the coding sequence GTGAGCAGCGGGGAGCTGAAGGCGGTACAGGCGGCGCTCGGGGCCGAGCACGCCGCCGTGTACGGCTACGGCGTCGTCGGCGGGAAGATCGGCGAGGCGCGCCGGCGCGAGGCACGGGAGGCGTACGACGCGCACCGGGCCCGCCGGGACGAGCTCACCCGGGCCGTACGGGACCTGGGCGGCAAGCCCGCCGTGGCGGCCGCCGGGTACGCGTTGCCGTTCCAGGTGGCCGATTCCGAGTCCGCCGTGCGGCTCGCCGCGGAGCTGGAGGAACGGGTGGCGGGCGTCTACTCCGATCTCGTGCGGGCGGCCGAGGGCGACCGTCGCGCCACGGCCGCCGAGGCGCTGCGGGAGGCGGCGGTGCGGGCGGTGCGGTGGCGGGGCGGAAGCGTAGCCTTCCCTGGTCTCGCCGAGCGGACGGCCGCCGCCGGCCCGTCGGCGACACCGCACACCTGA
- a CDS encoding GNAT family N-acetyltransferase, with protein MDLVIGPLDLPAHVDEALAVQAVAFGLGPDEVAVRRQIVLRHMTYPGARALGATSGGRLVGFVYGMPNDRTHWWSTVVEPYLRALGHAHWLDDSFVITELHVHPRHQNHGVGRALITTITDSAVEPRSILSAIDVDSPARGLYHSLGYTDLARQVVFPSAPMPYAVMGAPLPLRRR; from the coding sequence ATGGACCTCGTCATCGGCCCCTTGGACCTCCCCGCCCACGTAGACGAGGCCCTAGCCGTACAAGCCGTAGCCTTCGGCCTGGGCCCCGACGAGGTCGCGGTCCGCCGCCAGATCGTCCTCCGCCACATGACGTACCCGGGGGCCAGAGCCCTCGGCGCCACGTCCGGAGGCCGCCTCGTCGGCTTCGTCTACGGCATGCCCAACGACCGCACCCACTGGTGGTCCACCGTCGTCGAGCCCTACCTCCGCGCCCTCGGCCACGCCCACTGGCTGGACGACTCCTTCGTCATCACCGAACTGCACGTCCATCCCCGCCACCAGAACCACGGCGTCGGCCGCGCCCTGATCACCACCATCACCGACAGCGCCGTCGAACCCCGTTCGATCCTCTCCGCGATCGACGTCGACAGTCCCGCCCGCGGCCTCTACCACTCCCTCGGCTACACCGACCTCGCCCGCCAGGTCGTCTTCCCCAGCGCCCCCATGCCCTACGCCGTGATGGGCGCCCCCCTGCCCCTGCGTCGCAGGTAG
- a CDS encoding GNAT family N-acetyltransferase — translation MLTQTTTRVLEPSDLDAALAVLDRDPVANAFVTSRVQVAGLDPWRLGGEMWGWYEDGALTSLCYAGANLVPICATPRAVRAFADRARRAGRRCSSVVGPAEPTAQLWRLLEPSWGPAREVRSHQPLMVTDRLPDPAEVTPDPYVRRIRKDEMDTIMPACVAMFTEEVGVSPLAGDGGLLYQARVAELVGSGRSFARLGADGRVVFKAEIGAATPQACQIQGVWVAPEYRGQGLAAPGMAAVLRYALADVAPVVSLYVNDFNTAARRTYQRVGFQEVGAFMSVLF, via the coding sequence GTGTTGACCCAGACCACCACCAGGGTCCTCGAACCGAGTGACCTGGACGCCGCACTCGCCGTCCTGGACCGAGACCCCGTCGCGAACGCCTTCGTGACCTCCCGCGTCCAGGTCGCCGGGCTGGACCCGTGGCGGCTGGGCGGCGAGATGTGGGGCTGGTACGAGGACGGCGCCCTGACCTCCCTCTGCTACGCCGGCGCCAACCTCGTCCCCATCTGCGCCACCCCCCGCGCCGTGCGCGCCTTCGCCGACCGCGCCCGCCGGGCCGGCCGCCGCTGCTCCTCGGTCGTCGGCCCCGCCGAGCCCACCGCCCAGCTCTGGCGCCTCCTCGAACCCAGCTGGGGCCCGGCCCGCGAGGTCCGCTCGCACCAGCCCCTCATGGTCACCGACCGGCTGCCCGACCCCGCCGAGGTCACCCCCGACCCGTACGTCCGCCGGATCCGCAAGGACGAGATGGACACGATCATGCCGGCGTGCGTCGCCATGTTCACCGAGGAGGTCGGCGTCTCCCCGCTGGCCGGCGACGGGGGCCTCCTCTACCAGGCCCGGGTCGCCGAACTGGTGGGCTCCGGCCGCTCCTTCGCCCGCCTCGGCGCCGACGGCCGCGTCGTCTTCAAGGCCGAGATCGGCGCCGCCACCCCCCAGGCCTGCCAGATCCAGGGCGTCTGGGTCGCCCCCGAATACCGGGGCCAGGGCCTGGCGGCCCCCGGCATGGCAGCGGTCCTCCGCTACGCCCTGGCCGACGTTGCCCCCGTGGTCAGCCTCTACGTCAACGACTTCAACACGGCGGCGAGGCGCACGTACCAGCGGGTGGGCTTCCAAGAGGTGGGCGCTTTCATGAGCGTGCTGTTCTGA
- the dxr gene encoding 1-deoxy-D-xylulose-5-phosphate reductoisomerase — protein MSDSPAPLADPHLVYDPVDGVRDVVILGSTGSIGTQAIDLVLRNPDRFRVTGLSAAGGRVDLLAEQAHRLRVRTVAVAREDAVPALHEALATAYGAGEPLPEILAGPDAATHVAASDCHTVLNGITGSIGLAPTLAALEAGRTLALANKESLIVGGPLVKAVAKPGQIIPVDSEHAALFQALASGTRADVRKLVVTASGGPFRGRTKAELAGVTPADALAHPTWAMGPVITINSATLVNKGLEVIEAHLLYDIPFDRIEVVVHPQSYVHSMVEFTDGSTMAQATPPDMRGPIAIGLGWPQRVPDAAPAFDWSKASTWEFFPLDNDAFPSVGLARHVGELAGTAPAVFNAANEECVDAFLHGGLRFDAIMETVTRVVQEHGTPAAGTSLTVADVLEAETWARARARELTTPTTSTGNPTERTTAEARA, from the coding sequence ATGAGCGACAGTCCAGCCCCTCTCGCCGATCCGCATCTCGTCTACGACCCGGTCGACGGTGTACGGGACGTAGTGATCCTCGGATCGACCGGCTCGATCGGCACCCAGGCCATCGACCTCGTCCTGCGCAACCCGGACCGCTTCCGCGTCACCGGGCTCTCCGCCGCCGGAGGGAGGGTGGACCTGCTGGCCGAGCAGGCGCACCGCCTGCGTGTGCGGACCGTCGCCGTCGCCCGCGAGGACGCAGTACCCGCCCTGCACGAGGCCCTTGCCACGGCGTACGGCGCGGGGGAGCCGCTGCCCGAGATCCTCGCCGGCCCGGACGCCGCCACCCACGTTGCCGCCTCCGACTGCCACACCGTGCTCAACGGCATCACCGGCTCCATCGGCCTCGCCCCGACCCTCGCCGCCCTGGAGGCGGGCCGCACCCTCGCGCTCGCCAACAAGGAGTCGCTCATCGTCGGCGGCCCGCTGGTGAAGGCCGTGGCGAAGCCGGGCCAGATCATCCCGGTCGACTCCGAGCACGCCGCGCTCTTCCAGGCCCTCGCCTCCGGCACCCGCGCCGATGTGCGCAAGCTGGTCGTCACCGCCTCCGGGGGCCCGTTCCGCGGCCGTACGAAGGCGGAGCTGGCCGGCGTGACGCCCGCCGACGCGCTCGCGCACCCCACCTGGGCCATGGGCCCGGTCATCACGATCAACTCCGCGACCCTGGTCAACAAGGGCCTGGAGGTCATCGAGGCGCACCTGCTCTACGACATTCCCTTCGACCGCATTGAGGTCGTCGTGCACCCCCAGTCGTATGTCCACTCGATGGTTGAGTTCACGGACGGATCGACGATGGCCCAGGCGACGCCCCCCGACATGCGGGGCCCCATCGCCATCGGCCTCGGCTGGCCGCAGCGCGTCCCCGACGCGGCGCCCGCCTTCGACTGGAGCAAGGCCTCCACCTGGGAGTTCTTCCCCCTCGACAACGACGCGTTCCCGTCGGTCGGGCTCGCCCGGCACGTGGGAGAGCTCGCGGGCACCGCCCCGGCGGTGTTCAATGCGGCGAACGAGGAGTGCGTCGACGCGTTCCTGCACGGGGGCCTCCGCTTCGACGCGATCATGGAGACCGTCACGCGGGTCGTGCAGGAGCACGGCACCCCCGCCGCGGGAACTTCCCTGACCGTGGCGGACGTCCTCGAAGCGGAGACCTGGGCACGCGCCAGGGCCCGCGAACTCACCACACCGACCACCTCGACAGGCAACCCCACCGAGCGGACGACCGCGGAGGCCCGTGCATGA
- the ispG gene encoding flavodoxin-dependent (E)-4-hydroxy-3-methylbut-2-enyl-diphosphate synthase yields the protein MTAISLGMPSVPTKLAERRKSRQIQVGSVAVGGDAPVSVQSMTTTRTSDIGATLQQIAELTASGCQIVRVACPTQDDADALPVIARKSQIPVIADIHFQPKYVFAAIEAGCAAVRVNPGNIKQFDDKVKEIAAAAKDHGTPIRIGVNAGSLDRRLLQKYGKATPEALVESALWEASLFEEHGFRDIKISVKHNDPVVMVNAYRQLAAQCDYPLHLGVTEAGPAFQGTIKSAVAFGALLSEGIGDTIRVSLSAPPVEEIKVGNQILESLNLKPRRLEIVSCPSCGRAQVDVYKLAEEVTAGLTGMEVPLRVAVMGCVVNGPGEAREADLGVASGNGKGQIFVKGEVIKTVPESKIVETLIEEAMKIAEQMEADGVASGEPTVAVAG from the coding sequence ATGACTGCGATTTCTCTCGGCATGCCGTCCGTTCCGACCAAGCTCGCCGAGCGCCGGAAGAGCCGGCAGATCCAGGTCGGGTCCGTGGCGGTGGGCGGAGACGCACCGGTGTCGGTCCAGTCCATGACGACCACGCGTACGTCCGACATCGGCGCCACGCTCCAGCAGATCGCCGAGCTGACGGCCTCCGGCTGCCAGATCGTCCGGGTCGCCTGCCCCACGCAGGACGACGCCGACGCGCTGCCGGTGATCGCCAGGAAGTCGCAGATCCCGGTCATCGCCGACATCCACTTCCAGCCGAAGTACGTCTTCGCCGCGATCGAGGCCGGCTGCGCCGCCGTCCGCGTCAACCCGGGCAACATCAAGCAGTTCGACGACAAGGTCAAGGAGATCGCGGCGGCGGCCAAGGATCACGGCACACCGATCCGCATCGGCGTCAACGCGGGCTCCCTCGACCGCCGCCTCCTCCAGAAGTACGGCAAGGCCACCCCCGAGGCGCTGGTCGAGTCCGCCCTGTGGGAGGCATCCCTCTTCGAGGAGCACGGCTTCCGCGACATCAAGATCTCGGTCAAGCACAACGACCCGGTCGTCATGGTCAACGCCTACCGCCAGCTCGCCGCCCAGTGCGACTACCCCCTCCACCTCGGCGTCACGGAGGCGGGCCCCGCCTTCCAGGGCACCATCAAGTCCGCGGTGGCCTTCGGCGCGCTTCTCTCCGAGGGCATCGGCGACACGATCCGCGTCTCTCTCTCGGCCCCGCCGGTCGAGGAGATCAAGGTCGGCAACCAGATCCTGGAGTCGCTGAACCTCAAGCCGCGCCGCCTGGAGATCGTCTCCTGTCCCTCCTGCGGCCGCGCCCAGGTCGACGTCTACAAGCTCGCCGAGGAAGTCACCGCCGGCCTCACCGGCATGGAGGTCCCCCTCCGCGTCGCCGTCATGGGCTGCGTCGTCAACGGCCCCGGCGAGGCCCGCGAGGCCGACCTCGGCGTCGCCTCCGGAAACGGCAAGGGCCAGATCTTCGTCAAGGGCGAGGTCATCAAGACCGTCCCCGAGTCCAAGATCGTCGAGACCCTCATCGAGGAAGCGATGAAGATCGCCGAACAGATGGAGGCGGACGGCGTGGCCTCCGGCGAACCGACGGTGGCGGTAGCGGGCTGA
- a CDS encoding aminoglycoside phosphotransferase family protein, with protein sequence MARMAFEDFEPPRRLVRALAETRRPDGGDGIGEWLEGLPALAQQAVDLRELTVERVQAPGGRSSLVLLVRLIDGTPAVLKLAPDRARPEGERAALAHWDGRGAVQLLNPGDSHGVLLLERLHPDLSVRSLPEAKALLEAAATLRRLWVEPPEAHVFETVSERTGRQGEALQAGAEEDPEVRGLVDAALGVRAELLESAPEERLLHGTFRQSKVLAGERLPWLAVGPDPVVGECAFDLARLVRDRVEDLIASPSGAAITRRRVRKLAESLEVDQERLRGWTLFRAVESGVRARRVGRPRDAELLLEFAGWL encoded by the coding sequence ATGGCGCGCATGGCCTTCGAGGACTTCGAACCACCGCGGCGGCTGGTGCGAGCGCTCGCCGAGACCCGTCGGCCGGACGGCGGGGACGGGATCGGCGAGTGGCTGGAAGGACTCCCCGCGCTGGCCCAACAGGCCGTGGATCTCCGCGAGTTGACGGTCGAACGCGTACAGGCCCCAGGTGGCCGGAGCAGTCTGGTGCTCCTGGTGCGGCTCATCGACGGCACGCCCGCCGTGCTCAAGCTGGCGCCTGATCGGGCCCGGCCGGAGGGCGAGCGGGCCGCGCTCGCGCACTGGGACGGGCGGGGAGCCGTTCAGTTGCTGAACCCGGGGGACAGTCATGGTGTGCTGCTGCTGGAGCGACTGCACCCCGATCTGTCGGTGCGGTCGCTGCCCGAGGCGAAGGCTCTGCTGGAGGCCGCGGCGACCCTGCGCCGACTGTGGGTCGAGCCGCCCGAGGCGCATGTCTTCGAGACCGTGTCCGAGCGGACGGGCCGGCAGGGGGAGGCCCTGCAGGCGGGCGCCGAGGAGGACCCCGAGGTGCGGGGGCTGGTCGACGCGGCTCTCGGGGTCCGTGCGGAGCTGCTGGAGTCCGCGCCGGAGGAGCGGTTGCTGCACGGGACGTTCCGGCAGAGCAAGGTGCTCGCCGGGGAGCGGTTGCCGTGGCTGGCTGTGGGGCCGGATCCAGTCGTGGGTGAGTGCGCGTTCGATCTGGCCCGGTTGGTGCGGGATCGCGTGGAGGATCTGATCGCCTCGCCGTCGGGGGCGGCGATCACTCGGCGGCGGGTGCGGAAACTGGCCGAGTCGCTGGAAGTGGATCAGGAGCGGCTGCGGGGGTGGACGTTGTTCCGGGCCGTGGAGTCGGGGGTACGGGCCCGGCGGGTGGGGCGACCGCGGGACGCCGAGCTGTTGCTGGAGTTCGCCGGGTGGCTTTGA